In Nymphaea colorata isolate Beijing-Zhang1983 chromosome 3, ASM883128v2, whole genome shotgun sequence, a genomic segment contains:
- the LOC116249846 gene encoding 40S ribosomal protein S19-1: protein MATARTVKDVSPHDFVTAYASHLKRSGKVELPHWTDIVKTATFKELAPYDPDWYYIRAASMARKIYLRQGIGVGGFQKIYGGRKRNGSRPPHFCKSSGSIARHILQQLEKMNIIELDPKGGRRITSSGQRDLDQVAGRIAVTV from the exons ATGGCGACGGCGAGGACGGTGAAGGATGTCTCCCCTCATGACTTCGTTACGGCGTACGCCTCCCACCTGAAGCGCTCTGGCAAG GTCGAGTTGCCGCACTGGACAGATATTGTAAAGACTGCAACTTTTAAGGAGCTTGCACCCTACGATCCTGATTGGTATTATATTAGAGCTg CATCCATGGCAAGGAAAATATACCTCAGGCAAGGAATTGGTGTTGGCGGCTTCCAAAAGATCTATGGAGGACGGAAGAGGAATGGATCTCGACCACCTCACTTTTGCAAGAGCAGTGGATCTATTGCTCGGCACATTCTTCAGCAGTTGGAGAAGATGAATATCATTGAGCTTGATCCAAAAGG GGGGAGGAGAATCACATCCAGCGGACAGCGGGACCTTGATCAAGTGGCTGGCCGAATTGCAGTCACAGTGTAA